One segment of Theobroma cacao cultivar B97-61/B2 chromosome 9, Criollo_cocoa_genome_V2, whole genome shotgun sequence DNA contains the following:
- the LOC108663267 gene encoding uncharacterized mitochondrial protein AtMg00810-like — MFLCQHKYIRELQQKFKMDNAKEVATPMATNVKLQLKDGTSLVEASDYRKLIGSLQYLSLTRLDITYAINKLSQFMHSLTLTHWSSLKRILRYLKGTIHHGLHLNKQSSLKIYAFNDFDWARNLDDRTSTTVYIIYLGMARSSTEAEYRAIANTTAELIWIKNLLNELHVSSSSTPILHCDNIGAMYLFQSCVSLKNEASSS; from the exons ATGTTCCTATGTCAACACAAATATATCAGAGAACtacaacaaaaatttaaaatggaCAATGCCAAAGAAGTTGCCACACCAATGGCCACCAATGTCAAGCTGCAACTCAAAGATGGAACTAGTTTAGTTGAGGCATCAGATTACAGAAAGCTCATTGGTTCTCTTCAATACCTCTCACTAACCAGACTTGACATCACTTATGCCATCAACAAATTATCTCAATTCATGCATTCCCTAACTCTTACTCACTGGTCAAGTCTCAAAAGAATTCTAAGATATTTGAAAGGCACCATTCATCATGGGCTGCACTTAAACAAACAATCATCTCTAAAAATTTATGCCTTCAATGACTTTGATTGGGCTAGAAATCTTGATGATCGAACCTCCACTACTGTCTACATAATATATCTTGGAA TGGCAAGATCTTCCACAGAAGCTGAATATAGAGCTATTGCCAACACCACTGCAGAACTAATCTGGATCAAGAATCTTCTCAATGAACTGCATGTCTCTTCTTCCTCCACACCAATCTTGCACTGTGACAACATTGGAGCTATGTACTTATTCCAATCCTGTGTTTCACTAAAGAATGAAGCATCTAGCTCTTGA